From a single Rhodococcus qingshengii JCM 15477 genomic region:
- a CDS encoding ABC transporter ATP-binding protein, giving the protein MARTRLGRTLPETVGVHGAIEHSAPAITFDRVNVAYGRGKTATHALVDFNLRVAPGETVALLGPSGSGKSTALKALAGFVRPTSGSVKLGTRDITNLPPAQRGIGVVVQSYALFPHMRVSENVAFGLRAHRVPRSEIGPRVAEALDMVGMSAYGKRLPRELSGGQQQRIAIARALAIRPGVLLLDEPLAALDAQLRESMLGELARLRAALPDTAMLYVTHDQSEALALADRIAVMRNARLADIDTAEALWKRPPSSFTAAFLGGANLLPCTVTRVIGTSALVSIGGTPFTAHAPQPEIGHIEWESDMDAYLCVRPHAVAVTGLGARGSFPARIVSSVWRGSTTRLTLAVRGLDDVRVDADVPGHDERPVDTEVGVVLPTDGSVLVPADRHP; this is encoded by the coding sequence ATGGCAAGAACCAGACTGGGGCGGACGCTCCCCGAGACCGTCGGTGTTCACGGAGCGATCGAACATTCTGCTCCGGCCATCACGTTCGATCGCGTCAACGTCGCCTACGGCCGCGGGAAGACCGCAACCCATGCACTCGTCGATTTCAATCTACGAGTGGCGCCGGGTGAAACTGTGGCACTGCTGGGGCCCAGTGGATCCGGCAAGTCGACCGCTCTGAAGGCCCTCGCGGGATTTGTCCGCCCCACGTCCGGTTCCGTCAAGCTCGGCACCCGAGACATCACCAATCTGCCTCCCGCACAACGCGGTATCGGCGTCGTCGTTCAGTCGTACGCTCTCTTCCCGCACATGCGAGTATCCGAAAACGTAGCCTTCGGACTCCGAGCCCATCGCGTGCCGCGGTCGGAGATCGGCCCTCGCGTGGCCGAAGCCCTCGACATGGTCGGGATGTCGGCGTACGGAAAGCGGCTTCCCCGTGAACTTTCCGGCGGTCAACAGCAGCGAATCGCCATTGCCCGAGCGTTGGCAATTCGCCCTGGAGTACTCCTCCTCGACGAACCGTTGGCCGCCCTGGATGCTCAACTTCGCGAGAGCATGCTCGGCGAACTGGCGAGACTGCGCGCAGCACTACCTGACACAGCCATGCTCTATGTGACGCACGATCAGAGTGAAGCCCTGGCGCTCGCAGACCGAATCGCAGTGATGCGCAACGCCAGACTCGCGGACATCGACACCGCTGAGGCCTTGTGGAAACGTCCGCCGTCCAGCTTCACCGCGGCGTTCCTCGGGGGTGCCAACCTGCTGCCCTGCACCGTCACACGCGTCATCGGCACCTCCGCGCTGGTCTCGATCGGTGGCACGCCGTTCACTGCTCACGCCCCGCAGCCCGAGATCGGGCACATCGAATGGGAGTCCGACATGGACGCCTACCTGTGTGTTCGTCCACACGCGGTAGCCGTAACCGGCCTCGGCGCACGAGGATCATTCCCGGCGCGCATCGTCTCGAGCGTCTGGCGCGGTTCCACGACGCGTCTGACGCTGGCTGTACGTGGCCTCGACGATGTCCGCGTCGACGCGGATGTTCCAGGGCACGACGAACGACCGGTCGACACCGAAGTGGGCGTCGTCCTGCCCACGGACGGCAGTGTCCTGGTTCCGGCGGATCGCCACCCATGA
- a CDS encoding 2-aminoethylphosphonate ABC transporter substrate-binding protein, which translates to MRLRPSIAAAALAVSVLSFTTACGGTGTAAGSDTETVTVYSADGLSGWYKGRFDAFTAQTGIAVNLVEAGSGEVVSRVEKEQSNPQADVIITLPPFIQKADAQGLLEPSGIDTSAVPTDEKDDAGKYVPVVENYLSFIANPTASPAPQSWDDLLTDQFKGKLQYSTPGQAGDGTAVLLLLQHLMGKEGALDYLGKLQANNVGPSSSTGKLQPKVSNGELLVANGDVQMNLASITDDGSKFDIFFPAGADGTRTTIALPYVMGLAKSAPSSEQAKKLMEFLLSEESQKTVATDALGVSVREDVRSAAGESTDKNTPSGVLQGVNVWTPNWNDVLSSLDADIAAYQKATGS; encoded by the coding sequence ATGCGTCTACGCCCGAGCATCGCTGCGGCCGCTCTCGCCGTGTCCGTTCTTTCGTTCACCACTGCCTGCGGTGGCACCGGCACTGCTGCCGGATCAGACACCGAGACCGTCACCGTATACAGCGCCGACGGCCTGTCCGGTTGGTACAAGGGAAGATTCGACGCCTTCACCGCGCAGACCGGTATCGCCGTCAACCTCGTGGAAGCCGGATCCGGCGAGGTCGTCTCCCGCGTCGAAAAGGAGCAGTCCAACCCACAGGCAGACGTGATCATCACGCTGCCCCCGTTCATCCAGAAGGCCGACGCCCAAGGTCTGCTCGAGCCCAGCGGAATCGACACCTCCGCCGTTCCTACCGACGAGAAGGACGACGCCGGCAAGTACGTACCCGTCGTCGAGAATTACCTCTCGTTCATCGCCAATCCGACTGCATCACCCGCCCCACAATCTTGGGACGATCTGCTCACTGACCAGTTCAAGGGCAAGTTGCAGTACTCCACGCCCGGCCAGGCCGGCGACGGTACCGCGGTGCTCTTGCTGCTCCAGCACCTGATGGGTAAGGAAGGAGCACTCGACTACCTCGGAAAGCTCCAGGCCAACAACGTCGGACCCTCGTCTTCCACCGGAAAGCTCCAGCCCAAGGTCAGTAACGGAGAGCTGCTGGTCGCCAACGGTGACGTCCAGATGAACCTCGCCTCCATCACCGACGACGGATCGAAGTTCGACATCTTCTTCCCCGCTGGAGCCGACGGCACTCGCACCACCATTGCACTGCCCTACGTGATGGGCCTCGCCAAGAGCGCACCGAGCAGCGAACAAGCCAAGAAGTTGATGGAGTTCCTGCTCTCCGAAGAATCCCAGAAGACCGTCGCCACCGATGCACTCGGCGTATCGGTCCGCGAGGACGTCCGAAGCGCTGCCGGTGAATCCACCGACAAGAACACGCCTTCCGGAGTTCTGCAGGGCGTCAACGTGTGGACCCCGAACTGGAACGACGTCCTCAGCTCGCTCGACGCCGACATCGCCGCTTACCAGAAAGCCACCGGGAGCTGA
- a CDS encoding phosphonatase-like hydrolase, whose product MSPITLAVLDMAGTTVADDGLVLRAFAAAAEAGGLPAEGPEADAARQYVLDTMGQSKIVVFRAIFGDEDRAQAANAAFETTYDSLIDQGLAEPIPGAEKAITTLREAGIKVALTTGFSRSTQDKLLVALGWETLADLTLSPAEAGRGRPHPDLILAALLKLSIDDVHQIAVLGDTSNDVLSGIRSGASIVAGTLTGAHDEQQLRDAGATHIVPSVTEFAELLTHS is encoded by the coding sequence ATGTCTCCGATCACCCTTGCCGTTCTCGACATGGCCGGCACCACCGTCGCCGACGACGGACTGGTTCTTCGCGCCTTCGCTGCCGCCGCTGAAGCCGGCGGACTGCCCGCCGAAGGCCCGGAAGCCGACGCCGCTCGCCAGTACGTCCTCGACACGATGGGCCAGTCGAAGATCGTCGTGTTCCGGGCGATCTTCGGTGACGAAGACCGCGCCCAGGCCGCGAACGCCGCCTTCGAAACCACGTACGACTCCCTCATCGACCAGGGCCTGGCCGAGCCGATCCCCGGCGCCGAGAAAGCCATCACCACTTTGCGCGAGGCCGGCATCAAAGTTGCCTTGACCACCGGGTTCAGCCGATCGACGCAGGACAAACTCCTCGTCGCGCTCGGCTGGGAAACCCTCGCCGATCTCACCCTCTCCCCCGCCGAGGCCGGTCGCGGTCGACCGCACCCGGACCTGATTCTGGCTGCCCTGCTCAAACTTTCGATCGACGACGTCCACCAGATCGCCGTACTCGGCGACACGTCCAACGACGTGCTCAGCGGCATTCGTTCCGGCGCATCCATCGTCGCCGGAACTCTGACCGGCGCACACGACGAGCAACAGCTTCGCGACGCCGGAGCCACCCACATCGTCCCGTCCGTGACGGAGTTCGCCGAACTCCTCACCCACTCCTGA
- a CDS encoding TIGR03364 family FAD-dependent oxidoreductase, translated as MRILIVGGGILGTAHADEAIRRGHDVIHLEREPEARGATVRNFGLVWVSGRAPHELEAALRSRELWADLAARVPGVGYRPAGSITLMRTEEEVAVAQEAFSRPDADNRGFALLDPDAVRVVNPALRGKFLGGLHCTLDAAVESRQALPAIRSYLESTGRYTFHAGTEAREITTTTSGAHIRDDHGRSFDADLVIVCPGATLGGLARDLAGDLPLRRVRLQMMQSAPLGEKLTTAIADGDSFRYYPGFAGSALDHLRTVQPQEPTAEEHRMQLLCVQRLHGGLTIGDTHEYEEPFDFDVDEAPYRHLSGVVETLLGRDLPPIVKRWAGVYSQCIDPSQLVHRAQAADNVWVVAGPGGRGMTLGPALAEQTADQLGL; from the coding sequence ATGCGAATTTTGATTGTGGGCGGAGGGATCCTCGGAACGGCGCACGCCGACGAGGCAATCCGTCGGGGACACGACGTCATCCATCTCGAACGTGAGCCCGAAGCCCGCGGTGCCACGGTACGGAACTTCGGCCTCGTCTGGGTATCCGGGCGAGCCCCGCACGAACTCGAAGCTGCGCTGCGCTCGCGCGAACTGTGGGCAGACCTTGCCGCCCGTGTCCCCGGCGTCGGATACCGCCCAGCCGGCTCCATCACCCTCATGCGCACCGAGGAGGAGGTCGCGGTCGCGCAGGAAGCGTTCTCTCGGCCGGACGCCGACAACCGAGGGTTCGCGCTTCTGGATCCCGACGCCGTTCGCGTCGTCAACCCCGCGCTCCGGGGCAAGTTTCTCGGCGGACTGCACTGCACGCTGGACGCCGCTGTCGAGTCACGGCAAGCGCTCCCCGCCATCCGTTCTTACCTCGAATCCACTGGCCGTTACACCTTCCACGCCGGAACGGAAGCCCGCGAGATCACGACGACCACCTCCGGCGCACACATCCGCGACGACCACGGTCGCAGCTTCGACGCCGATCTCGTGATCGTCTGCCCCGGAGCAACACTCGGCGGATTGGCTCGCGATCTCGCCGGCGATCTCCCGTTGCGCCGTGTGCGCCTGCAGATGATGCAGAGCGCCCCACTCGGCGAAAAGCTCACCACCGCAATCGCTGACGGTGACAGCTTCCGCTACTACCCGGGTTTCGCCGGATCTGCCCTCGATCACCTCCGTACAGTGCAGCCGCAGGAACCGACTGCCGAGGAGCACCGCATGCAACTCCTGTGCGTGCAGCGCTTGCACGGCGGGCTGACCATCGGCGACACCCACGAATACGAGGAACCCTTCGACTTCGATGTCGACGAGGCGCCCTATCGCCATCTGTCCGGAGTCGTGGAAACACTTCTGGGACGCGATCTTCCGCCAATCGTCAAGCGTTGGGCGGGCGTCTACAGCCAGTGCATCGACCCCTCACAACTTGTTCACCGCGCACAAGCCGCCGACAACGTCTGGGTGGTTGCCGGCCCCGGTGGCCGCGGTATGACGCTCGGCCCGGCACTGGCGGAACAAACCGCCGACCAGCTCGGTCTCTGA
- a CDS encoding GntR family transcriptional regulator yields the protein MNQQTSTGPGTSSVVIEPELKYYRVRTEIETILSGLEEGDAVPSERELAARFTVARETVRQALRDLLVEGRIERRGRGTVVASPKLVQPLSIRSYTEGALSAGRVPSRKVVTFERMSADDGLATELGIEPGDSVVHLERVLFADGEKIGLESTFLPDSRFGEMLDAFDATTSLYAAIRSIGVVFASATERIETVLASPREATLVESTTSMPMLLLHRTSVDPDGVPIERVRSLYRGDRIAFLTTLRE from the coding sequence ATGAATCAGCAGACGTCCACCGGGCCGGGGACCTCGAGCGTCGTGATCGAACCGGAGTTGAAGTACTACCGGGTGCGCACCGAGATCGAGACCATTCTCAGTGGGCTCGAGGAGGGCGACGCAGTCCCGTCCGAGCGGGAATTGGCGGCGCGGTTCACAGTCGCTCGCGAGACGGTCCGTCAAGCGCTTCGTGATCTTCTTGTCGAAGGGCGAATCGAGCGGCGGGGGCGGGGCACTGTCGTCGCGAGTCCGAAGTTGGTTCAGCCGCTATCGATTCGTTCCTATACCGAAGGTGCTCTGAGCGCTGGGCGAGTACCCAGTCGTAAGGTTGTGACCTTCGAACGAATGTCGGCCGACGACGGTCTCGCCACGGAATTGGGTATCGAACCAGGTGACAGCGTCGTTCATCTCGAGCGTGTTCTCTTCGCCGACGGAGAGAAGATCGGACTCGAATCAACGTTCCTGCCGGACAGCAGGTTCGGTGAGATGCTCGACGCTTTCGATGCGACGACGTCGCTGTACGCGGCTATCCGTTCCATCGGCGTGGTCTTTGCCTCCGCAACCGAACGGATCGAGACGGTGCTCGCTTCACCGCGGGAGGCAACCCTCGTCGAGTCCACCACCTCGATGCCGATGCTTCTATTGCACCGGACGTCTGTCGACCCGGACGGTGTGCCGATCGAGCGCGTTCGTTCGCTCTACCGCGGCGACCGTATTGCCTTCTTGACGACTCTTCGCGAGTAG
- a CDS encoding SDR family oxidoreductase: protein MGDKKVWFVTGAGRGMGVDIAQAALAAGHAVVATGRDADRVSAAIGAHDDLLVIALDITDDQAAYAAVDTAVARFGGIDVLVNNAGNFYAGFFEVVSPAQLRAQMETNFFGPINVTRAVLPVMRRQRSGRVVTVSSLAGLVGQEFCAAYAASKFALEGWMESLQFDVEPYGIGTMIVEPGFFRTELLVEGASSVWPELSIDDYDARTGETVEAWKSMNGAQGGDPVKLAAALVALVDSPLPPRRWVAGADAVSVVEQKAHQLLDQVEAHRGLSSSLAHVDVTT from the coding sequence ATGGGTGACAAGAAGGTCTGGTTCGTAACCGGCGCAGGCCGGGGGATGGGAGTCGATATTGCTCAGGCGGCTCTTGCCGCCGGGCACGCGGTGGTGGCAACGGGGCGTGATGCGGACCGTGTTTCTGCAGCGATCGGTGCGCATGACGACCTGTTGGTGATTGCCTTGGACATCACCGACGATCAAGCCGCATATGCTGCGGTGGACACGGCAGTTGCACGATTTGGTGGAATCGATGTACTGGTGAACAACGCCGGAAACTTCTACGCCGGGTTCTTCGAGGTTGTCAGTCCGGCGCAACTTCGCGCTCAGATGGAGACCAACTTTTTCGGGCCGATCAATGTGACACGGGCGGTGTTGCCGGTAATGCGTAGGCAACGGAGTGGACGTGTCGTGACTGTCAGCTCGCTTGCGGGCCTGGTTGGTCAGGAGTTTTGCGCAGCCTACGCGGCGTCGAAGTTTGCGCTGGAGGGTTGGATGGAATCATTGCAATTCGATGTCGAACCGTACGGAATCGGGACGATGATCGTGGAGCCGGGATTCTTCCGGACCGAACTGCTTGTCGAGGGTGCGTCGTCGGTCTGGCCGGAATTGTCGATAGACGATTACGACGCTCGGACCGGCGAGACCGTCGAAGCGTGGAAGAGTATGAACGGTGCCCAGGGCGGGGATCCGGTGAAACTTGCCGCGGCACTTGTGGCACTTGTCGATTCGCCGCTACCCCCACGTCGTTGGGTCGCCGGTGCCGATGCAGTGTCCGTGGTTGAGCAGAAAGCCCACCAACTACTCGATCAAGTTGAAGCCCATCGCGGTTTGTCCTCGTCGCTTGCCCACGTGGACGTGACGACCTGA
- a CDS encoding FAD-dependent oxidoreductase — MNHYPIAIIGAGLGGLTLARVIHLRGIDSAVFDLESGPTARTQGGMLDIHEDSGQIALRAAGLYEEFRALVHQGGEETRVLDRNAVVHLSEQDTGDGDRPEIDRGQLRDLLLSSIPKETLHWGAKVRSAHPLPDGRHEVHLADGTHFTTDLLVGADGAWSKIRPLVSNDTPAYTGISFVEFDLHDADNQHVDAAETVGGGMMFALSADKGFLAHRETDNSLHIYAALRVPESWAASVDFSDDHIAKKVLLEHFSDWDESLRSLIVEADSSLTPRPIHTLPIGHSWSRTPGVTLLGDAAHVMSPFAGEGANLAMLDGAELGQAIASHSSTEEGLAVYEERLFPRSAAAAQQSADGLDMCFGENAPQGLVDMFTSLP, encoded by the coding sequence ATGAACCACTACCCCATCGCAATCATCGGCGCCGGCCTCGGCGGCCTCACCCTCGCCCGAGTCATCCATCTCCGCGGAATCGATTCGGCGGTATTCGATCTCGAATCCGGACCGACAGCCAGAACTCAAGGCGGGATGCTCGACATCCACGAAGACTCGGGTCAGATCGCGCTTCGTGCCGCCGGCCTCTATGAGGAGTTCCGCGCCCTCGTTCATCAAGGCGGGGAAGAGACACGCGTCCTCGATCGAAATGCCGTCGTGCACCTGAGCGAGCAGGACACCGGAGACGGCGACCGCCCGGAAATCGACCGCGGCCAGCTGCGTGACCTACTGCTCAGCTCAATTCCGAAGGAAACACTCCACTGGGGAGCCAAGGTCCGCAGTGCTCATCCGTTGCCGGATGGTCGACACGAAGTTCACCTCGCGGATGGCACCCACTTCACCACCGATCTCCTGGTCGGCGCCGACGGTGCGTGGTCGAAAATCCGTCCACTGGTTTCAAACGACACTCCTGCGTACACCGGAATATCTTTCGTGGAGTTCGACCTTCACGACGCCGACAACCAGCACGTGGATGCCGCTGAAACCGTCGGCGGCGGAATGATGTTCGCACTCAGTGCCGACAAGGGCTTCCTCGCCCACCGTGAGACCGACAACAGTCTGCACATCTATGCCGCCCTGCGAGTTCCCGAGAGCTGGGCAGCGAGTGTCGACTTCTCCGACGATCACATCGCGAAGAAGGTTCTGCTGGAACACTTCTCGGACTGGGACGAGTCACTGCGTTCACTGATCGTCGAAGCCGACAGCTCGCTGACCCCTCGCCCCATCCATACCCTTCCCATCGGCCACAGTTGGAGCCGTACTCCCGGGGTCACTCTGCTCGGGGACGCGGCACACGTCATGTCGCCGTTTGCCGGAGAGGGTGCGAACCTGGCAATGCTCGACGGCGCGGAACTCGGCCAGGCGATCGCGTCGCACAGCAGCACGGAGGAAGGGCTAGCTGTCTACGAAGAGCGCCTATTCCCACGCAGCGCCGCGGCGGCACAACAGTCCGCTGATGGACTGGACATGTGCTTCGGCGAGAACGCACCCCAGGGGCTCGTGGACATGTTCACCTCACTCCCGTGA